The genomic stretch GAGAGCAGGACAGAGTTATGGACAGAAAGCAGATCAGTTTGTTTTATATGGGATCAATGCACAGCCacggggagagagcggggcagagtggtatggagagaaagcagatcaGTTGGTTTTATATGGGATCAATGCACAGCCACGGGGAGAGAGCAAGGCAgagaggtatggagagaaagcagatcaGTTGGTTTTATATGGGATCAATGCACAACCACGGGGAGAGAGCAAGGCAgagaggtatggagagaaagcagatcaGTTGGTTTTATATGTGATCGATGGAGGGCTAAGGGTAGAAAGCAGTTGGTTTTATATGGGATCGATGGAGGGCTAAGGGGAGAGAGCAGCAGAGTCAAATATACTTGGGTCTGATACGAAGCTCCAAGAGGCAGAGCAAAGGATTAGTTTGTGATTGGCACAGGTCTCTCAAGAAGGAGCCATTCAGGAGCACTAGAGATCAGTGCTGAGATTATGGACATTATGGTAAGGACGGTAGACAGCAGCTTGATCTTCTCAGCTTCGAATTGTTAGAAATTTCAACATCAGCAACAGTGGAGGCAAACAGGGGTAATGGATGTGGGAAGAAAAGCAATGACATGTCAGTCTTGCCTACAGCCAGGTGGTTTGGAATGGATTTATGCAAGTATAGCTGGGTTGGAGAAAAGTTGTTTGTCAACAGCTGTTGGCAAGAAGACTGAGAGTTAACATTGGATGTGCAGGACTGTCAAGAGAGCTTTTCAGGAGCATTAGAGATCTGTGCTGGGATGCAGTCAGTGTCCAGAAAATGGACATTATGGTGAGGACTGTGGACAGCAGCTTGATCTTCTCAACTTTGAATTGTTGAATTCTCAACTTTGTAATTGAAATAAGGAATATTTCAGTGCTAAGGTTGGGTATGAATCTGCTTGAGTGATTCTAACATTGAGTTGCAGAATAATGACTCATGGTTGTGAGAAGCAGCTATATTTGCAAATACCACAGAGACAAAAGTAGACGGTAAGTGAGGAAGTAGATTATAACAGCAGAGGCCCTAAGGGTTTTATTTTGAGTAGAGAATTGCCAGCAGAGTTGTAAGAGAGAGGAACTCAGTGCACTCTGGTCAGAAGTGTGATGGGAATTTGACATGTGGAGTGATAACAGGTCCCTGCAAAAAGAGACCCAGTAGGGCAACGTGGATATAGGATGAAAACTGGGAAAGGTAtgtttcagcaacacacacaaaatgcaggtcaggctgcatctatggaaaaagagtaaacggttgacgtttctggccaagacccttcatcaggacagatgaagggtcttggcccacaatgttgactgtttattcttttccatagatcttgcccgacctgctgagttcctccagcattttctgtgtgtgttgcttggattttcatcttctgcagattttctcgacTTTAAGGTATGTTTAGGCTAAGGCAGAGAGTCATTACAGAAACTTCCTTCAGCTTCCTTGATGGAATTCTTCCTTCAACCAATACCAGCAAAACCAGATTACTTTGTCAGTCATATAACTGGACAACTCTAGGATCTAGTAGACAGAAATATCTGCCATATTTTCCAAAGTAACAAAAATCAATTCATTGACCAATGGGTGGTAGGCAGGGAGGGTGTCTTACAAGACTCTTAAGCAGGTTAATACAGACTACATTACGGGGTGAGAGGTTTGGCATTCCTGGAAAGTGGGCTGTATCACAACTTTTCCATAATCTGAAGTCAAGCGAATCCCACACCAGCAACATCCCTCCAACCATTTGATTCATGAACTAACCAGCAAGATCCTAATCACTACGATCAGCAGCAGTTTGACCACTTTGCACTCAAATGGACTTTATTGCTCTAATTGTGTATTCTTGTCAgaatatgtataatttatgtttaattaatGTTTTACTTGTGAATGCTACTTGTGTGATGCCACGTGCCTGTGCTGCTGCAGCAAGATTTTCACTGAACCTTTGTTTACGTGTACTCGTGGAGGTGACAACAAACCTCAACTTTGGCTTTAGACTTTGACGCATCAAGGACTGCAAATTGAAAAAAAGAAAACCAAAGctagtgaagggtctcggcccgaaacttcgactgtacttcttcctatagatgtcgcctggcctgctgcgttccaccagcattttgtgtgtgttgcgtcaATTTATTTGTCAATTTATGCATACAAATTCTGCGAGAGTGAATTTTATTCTGTACTATCTCCAATCTGTgaattctgtaaaggcaaatttcTGTCATTGAAATGGCCACAATGCAAAGGGTCACCTGTATAAGGCAAGCAATGGTTTGAGCACCTGAAGCAAATGGAGCCAAGTTTGTGATAAGGATGAAGTCTGGCAGTGACATATTGTAATGTATTTGTTGGTCATGGAATGCACGAGGAAGTGTTCAATAACGTGGAGTAACTCACCAAGTTGATGGAACTCATCAGCAGCATCACAGAACCCTGAAATAGAGTACAGAGAGTCAATATGACACCTGTCACGGGGGTGGTGTCCCACTGCCCATCAAAGTGCTTTCAGAAAGATTATTACAGAACCAATTGGTGGGAGTTCGTCAGATTTTTTGTTTTGCTGGATGCTGTACTGGGGAGCACAATGATGAAGGGAAAGGAAATAATGCAGCGTTGCAGGATTTCGGGATAGAGGATCAGAAAGGTGCAGGATGGACAAGGGTAAGATATAAgcacagtgagatggagacgatgGGATAGAGAGGTAGGATACAGGAGAGGAGAGCTAATATagagggaaggaaggagaatggtagAATGGGAGGGGAAGTTGAAGAAGGAATGGTAAGGACAACTGGGTTAAATGGGTGATGGGGTGGGCAGGGGTGGAGGAAGATGAGCAGTGTGAAAGGGAATACTATAGATTGGTGAGATGAAAGGATGAAATGGTGGGATATTGCAGTGGTAAAATGGAGGACTGGAGGGATGGAATTGCTAAAAGGTGCCAGGGATAATTTTCCAGAGCAATGTGTTCCTAACCTAACAAAGGAGGAATATTACTGAATTTGATTCTGAAGAGAGGTGGGTTAAGTATACCAAGATCGTTCAGGGAACATATAAGAAATAGTGACTATAACATCGCAATATTTAGGTTAGCCATAGAAAAGGAGGAGCAAACCAGAATAAAAAGCGTACACTTGAGGAAAGCCAACATTAATGAGAAGTATCTGGCTCAGGTTAATAGCAACTGGAAGTAGACAGGCTTAGCAGAGCAATGGGCTACAGCTGAGACAGATGTCCATGTAAAGTTAAAGAAGAGCAAACACAGAGCGTAAAAAGGCATGAGTGACAATTGTTGGGTTATAGATACCAATGAGAATCAGAGAAGAGACACTAAAATAAGAGAGTAACGGAGAACAAATGaggaaaaaaaatgctggaagaatctgtggaaagagaaagcgggcaacatttcaggtcaaagacctttcatcagtgTTCTGATTCTGTCAGAGTGAACCTCTAGGTACCCAAAGCTTTTCTGCCACCAGGAGTGGTTTGGAATGTTACCCACTCAGTTGTATCCAACTCTAAAGAATTACCAAAGCATCCATCAGATTGAACCCCATCTACCACCCTAAAGCATCCATTTTCTCCACCACCGGTGCATCATGGTTGCAGAGCGATATCATCCATAAAATGTAATGCAGTTACTCTTTCAGGCTGCTCCTGTCCAAAACACCGGCCCTCAGCCTCCAAGGAAGAGGGCTGGAGGTGCAGAGGAACTCTGTCATCTGCAGGTTTCGATTCGTTCATCAATCCCGGGTCAAAATCTTGGAACTCCCTCACCCACAGCTCTGTGGGAGCACATTCGCCAGGGGAAGTACAATGATTCAATAAGCCAGCTCACTACTGCCTTCTCAAGGAagactagggatgggcaataaatgctggtcttgccGGTGACACCCACATCCCAAAAGAATGATTAAATCAATAAACAATATCTCTCGTCAATTTCTTTATTGTTGCCATATCTGTGCAGCTGATCCATCATTCACTCATTTTTAATTCACACCCATTTCTTAATGGTTAAACTATAAGAAATTACCAAGGGCTTTACTCCTTCTTCTGGCCTGCTCAACTTTAATCATCAATCCTGTGAGTGAGTTCAACAGTTAAGAGGAGGGGCAAGATCCTTCTCCACCTATATTTTATCTTCATTCGTTATTTCCATCCCCTTTCATTCCATCTAGATTAAGGATCTGGCTGCAGAGACACAAAGGACTATAATATGGAGCAAAAAgcaactactggaggaactcggaacGAAAGGAaatgttaaacacaagagatgctggaaatccagattaacacatgcaagatgctggaggaaaccagcaggtcacacagaatctatggaaagCAATAAACTTCATattttggtcctgatgaagggtctcagcctgaaacattggtttttattcccttccataaatgttgtttgacctactgagttcctccagtatcttggaAAAGAAATGTTGATACTTCCAGTTGCAGCTGTGGATCAGGGATTCACTTTGTCCTCATCTCCCACCCTGCCAGTGTCCAGCTTCAACAGATTGTCTGcttttccaccatcttcaatgagattccatcaCAGGACACatgcctctctcctcctcttttCTCATTCCAAAGGAGACCATCCTCTTGCAGCTCCCTGGCTTGTTCTTCCATTTCCGCTAACTActcctcttcccacttccttatccaaaGCAATTACCAGAAATTCAGCACCTGTCCTTTCAGCTAGCCTCCTCAAACAAGGGATCGAACACTCCCAGTTGAAGCAGCATCCCGATATAGCTCACTGTATTCAGTCTCTGTGCTAAAGAAACTGTTCATTTCTTAACTTTTCCACTTCCATttctccataagacataggagcagaatcaggctattcagcccatcaagtctgcttcaccattcaattatggctcctttatccatagatgctacctgacaggCTGAGAATGGCCAGTTTTCCTGTTTTTATATCTTACTCTTGTTTCTAcgagagagaaaaacacagctAGTTTACTTAAAAGACAGACTTATCATTGGGATGATTCTGACCATATTGAGGGAACGCGTAGATGAATATTTCTGGGATGTTGTTGCTGGTAACAAGTTGTTGAAACTTGATCTTTACAGCTTCATCAACATTAGGGGTTCTCCCTGGAAACAGAAAAAGAAATTATTATTGTGAATGGGAATCACACAGTCTGCCTCTACTCTGTGCTTTTCTTGTACCTAGTTAGTTCTGTATCTGTCCTGACTGTGTTTGATGGGATAACAGAAGAATGCTTCACTCTGTACTTAAGCTGTGCTCCACTCCATACAGTGCGACCTTATGTCTCCATCTAGCCTAACTTACACCTGATTTATCATTCAGAATCTACCATTTCATGAGTGTTGACACCTCTCACTCTAAATAGCACAAAATTCAGGAAAGTAATGAAGAGTTCAAGGTCTGTGTCAGTGTGCGCCCGGGTTTGGGATTCACGGTTTTCCTCTAACACATTTTTTACCCACCGTAGAGTTTGACAGTGATTTTCTGTCtttgctgaaagaagattattgcATAATTGGTGTAGTCTGTTTCACTGACTACAATGTCAGTGGTCAGTCCCCGATCTGCAGAGTGAAGCAAAAAGACACATTTAGGTTGTTAATTCCTACAAATTCTGCATAAGATAATAATGCGGAATTTTGGGACAGACTGTCAAACCTGACTGTTTTTGAGCAACTACTGGTATACACTCCATCTGAATGATGAACAGTGAGGCCTTGAAGGAGACTACTCAGTCCATTGGAGTCAGCCAGGTGGCTCACACATCAGCCCAGTTATTCAAACTCCTTTCATTGCGACTTCACGTGCAATATTTCTTTTGTGAAATAGGGCTGCAAATTATGGCCAGCTAGTAGTCACACTTGGAGCATTCATGATCAAGTACCAGCTGTTAGTCAGAACTCTCAAAGGTCAAAGTCTCCACCATCCTTTGTTTCCAGGCACAACTACACAGTGAGCATGATCCACATCCCACCACCCACCTAAACAACTCCTGCCCAACACCATCCCCAGCCCCAACCTCTCCATCAGAACACCTGGCCCCAATACCTCCATCCCTCCAGTGGAATTGATCTCTGATCAAATCTATAGCCTCACTTCACCATTATATACCCAATTCCTGAATAATTGTCCATTCATCTCACCATCACAGCCTCCTACAGCCTGACACCTCCCTTGCCACAATCCCAAACTACCTCCCTGACTCAAAATCCTGACCACTTCCACATTGCTCCCTGTTCCACAACTTGAGACCCTCCTGGATCTCCAATCAGTCTCTGATGCCCTCATGAGCCTGCTCTCACCTTGGATGCTATTTCTACTTGACCCAGCTGATCCCCAGAGCACTGGTGCATCTTTAGCTCCAAAGATGTTCAACATCTTTTGGTTCACAGCAACATCCTGAAGTGGTCATTAGTACATCACTCAGTGTTGAAACTAATTTGAAATCTGCTCCCTTGGACTTTTGACAGTTTGCATCTAAACTCTTCAGGAACTTAAACTTATCTTTATAAAATCTTCTTTCAACTTCTTTGCTCTAAGGAGAACAACTGAAGGTTTTCTCAACCCTGAGTGGAAACCCTTACTTTGTCCTAGGGTACTAAGGCGCCTCTGTGCTCCGCCAAATCCTTCAAGGTGTCAAAAATGGGCATTTTTCGGTTCTGTGTAACCACCTGGCATTTACAGCCTCACTTTGACTGTTGCTTTTGATTTCTCTCATTATTTTTTGGTTTGCCCAATGACAATAAAAAGGGGGATAGATTCAGCACCTTTAAGGGACGGCAAAGAGAATCAGCATCAGTGGGAGTGTTGGGGTGGGGTATGAACGTCAGCATCTTAAACACCGGAGGGAGTTTATCATGGGGCTCGGGGGGATGAGGGATATTGCCAATGCCTCCCACAGTACGATGGGAGAAGCTGAGCACCAGCTCTTGGTGTGGAAGAGGGTGAGCAACTACAGGGAAGAATTAGCTCCAGTCGTTGAAGGGAGAGGGAGCTGAGGGAAGTGGCAGTGTGTCTGTAGCTTAAGGGAAAATAGATGAATAGAAGCAGATCAACATCAGAGGAAGGAGTGTCGGCCCTTCAAGGGAGGAATATAAAATTATCACTTCAGGGGAGGGTTTGAGAGCATGAGTAAAGAGATATAGCATCCACTTATTCAAAGGGGAGGAATGGAAGACCAAACGACTGAGTGTGGAAGAGAAGAAAGTCAGCTTCAAGAGGGAAAGGGAAAATCAAGTCAGGGAAAGAGAGTCAACAATCTTAAGGATGTAATACAAATACAGCATGTTTAGTGGCTGGAGAAAACCTTCAAGGGAGGAGGATGAAGTTGGAGAGCAGTGGCAGGGAGATGGCACTGAAGGAAAGTGGAGAACAgatctctgggggggggggggtgacaggaACCTGGATTGCAGCtctccataccctcccatccatatatccatccaaacttctcttaaacaatgaaattgagctcacatgcaccacttgcgctggcagctcattccacactctcatgacccactgagtgaagaagtttcccctcatattgcccttaaacatttcacctttcaggattaacccatgacctctaattgtagtcccacccaacctcagtggaaaaagcctgcttgcatttaccctatctcataatgttgtattcctctatcaaatctcccctcaatcttctacgtttcaaggaataaagtcctaacctattcaatctttctttatgactcaggtcctccaatcccgactacatccttgtaaattttctctatactctttccaCCTTagttacatttttcctgtagatgGGACactacaaattaggcctcaccaatatcttaaaccacttcaacataacagcccatttcctgtactcaatactttgatttatgaaaccaatgtgccaaaagctttcttttgaCCCTATCCACctatgctgccactttcaattaattatggacctgtttcccagatcactttgttctaccacattgaCTTTGCTTCacgtatagattaccattctgatctcccAGGGGACCAATTCTGTCTCTTGCAATCCTCTTGCTGTTAATATATCTGtcaaatcccttaggattctcactcaccttgtctgctgggcaATCTCattccttcttttagccctcctgatattTTTCTTAAGTGCTCTCTTGCAATTCTtctactccataagtacctcactTGTTCctatctgctatgcacctcctccattttcttaaccagggccttaatatctcttgaaaaccaaggtccaCTAAACCTGTTACCTTTACCTTTTATTGTGATAGGCGCATACAAactttgtattctcaaaatttcacttttgaagacctcccacttaccaagtacacctttgccagaaaacggcCTGTCGCAATCTACACTTGccacatcctttctgataccatcaaaataggactttctccaatttagaatttcaacctgTGGACTACCTTTTTCCATatctactttgaaactaatggcattgtgatcaccagatgcaaagtgttcccgacacaaacctctgtcacctgccctgtttcaTTCCCTGAAAGGAGATCAAGTATCAGAGACTGTCTCGTTAGGACTTCTATagtctgattaaggaaacttttttgaacacatttgacaaagtctatcccatctagtcctttcacagTAATGGAATTCCAGTCAATATAGTTAGTATCACCTACTTTAACAACTTTGTTTCTTGCAAACAGTCTCTAtgaatttgttcctctaaatcctgcaggCTGTTGGGTGGCCTATTATAACCCCATTAATTTGGTCATAcgtttcttattcctcagttccacccatatagcctcactaaatgaattctccagtctgtcctgactgagcactgccatgacaatTTTCCTTGACTATtaatgccaccccttccctttaaTCCTTCCCACTCTGTCACTTCTAAGACAGCAGAATCCTGGAAtagtgagctgccagtcctgcaccctcttgcaaccaagtctcactaatggctacaatatcataagtccatgtgttgatccatgccctgagcttatctgtctttcctacaatacttcttgcattgaaatatacacagcacagaacactagtcgcaccatgctcagctTTTTGATGCCTAACTTTGACTGAGGTCTTATCAAcacctgtctccacaacctctccaacaACTGTTCTAGTACTCTAATTCCCATCcttctgcaactctagtttaaaccaccccatgcagcactagcaaaccttcccactaggatattagaccATTACAATTCAGGTGCgaaccgtcccttctgtacaggtcccaccttccctagaagagagcccaatgatccaaagatcTGATGGccaccctcctacaccaactccttagccacgtgttaaactgtataatcttcctatttctgactcacgagcacgtggcatgggtagcaatcctgagatcacaaccctggcagTCCCGTCCTTTAACTgaacacctaactccctgaactcactttataGAACCTCATcatcttcctacccatgtcattggtacctacctTGACCATGacctttggctgctcaccctcctacttaagaattctgaggactcgatccgcgatgtcccaggccctggcacccaggaggcaacatgccttccaggaatctcattcttgtccacagaacctcttttctgttcccctaactaatgaatcccatATAaccacagctctcctcttctcttccttttcttctgagtcacagagccaaagTCAGTGCCGGAGACCTGACCCCTATGGCTTTCCTCTACTAGGTCATTTTCCCCACCTGccccaaacagtatccaaagtaacatacctgttgttgagggggatggccacaggggtactctgcactggctgtttagcccttttccccttcctgactgtcacccagtctcctgtgccCTGCAACCTGAGTGCaattacctctctatatgtcctaacTATTATTCcgtcagcctcctgaatgatccagcgttcatccagttccagctccaactccttaacacttCACTCTTCACGAGAGGAGCATAAAGTGAGtataaagaaagaaagaggagagagtTAACTCTTTGGCAGTGAGGGGGCAGAAGCACAGCCCCTCAGGGCATGAGGAGCAAATGTAACGTGTGtgctggggggagagggttggCAGTTCCAGGGTAGGAGGGCAGGAATCAGTCCAACAAGGATGGGGACAAGGCCAAGCACTTTGGGGGGCTCTGAGAGAGAGGCAGCAGCTGTGCAGACTGAGTGcctcctggggaaatgagggggATGGAATAATTTAAGGTGAGAACAACaatttcacaaactttttcttgagaATCTCCCTGGGATTGCAGCCTTCGTGTAGTCTTGCTTAATGTCCCAACAGATCCCATCCCTGGGAGAAAAAGAAGAGAATATTGATTACATTTCATGTTGGAAACTGATTCTTTGCCGAGGTCAGAAACTCCAGAGAGATGTCTTGATTTTACCTTTATCTTGACTTTGCAGAGACTGATAACGGTAGGACATACACAATGATTGGTAGGGCCCTAGAGAGTACTGAGGAACAGAAGGACCTTAGTGCATGTCCAATGATCTCTGAAGGTAGCAACAAAGGTAGATAAGATGGTAGAGAAGGTATAGGGATAATTCTGTTCATTACATGAGACAGAAAATGTAAGAACAGGGAAATTATTGTGCATCTAAATAAattattggtcagaccacagctcaaatgccctgtacagttctggtcatcataCTGTGGGAAGGATTGAGTGCAGAGTATGCAGCCTGGGATGGAGTGTTTCAGTTAAGAGGAAAGATTGGACAAGCTGGGAAGGTGAGACGTaaaactgtaagacataggagctgaatttggccatttggcccatcgagtctatgctgccattcaatcactggctggtttattttccctATCCATCCCATTCTGGTTCAGAGGTCATGAGAAAGAATTTTTGCTCTGCCTGGGTGGGTGGTGGAGGCAAGGGTTTTATTTGAGCACTTGAACTGCCACAAACGGAAGGCTACAGAGCAATTGCTGATAAGTAAAGATGTTACCTTAATGGTCAACACGTAATAACAGGAAGTGTCAAAAACTAAACTTGTCAAGTTGACTGCTGTGACTATGGTTGCCAATTTGGAGAGGTGTCTGACTCCAAACCAATGAGAGCAGGAGGCTCAACTCCCAACCAATCAGAGCAAGAAGACCAACTTTTGTCCAGTGGGAGCAAGAGATCTGATTCCCATCCAATGGAAACgataaacacaaaatgttggatgaacGGCAGGTCAggccatggagggaaatgaatagttgAATTTTCAGGCTGAAGCCCTTCAaaaggactgaaaagaaagggggcagaatccagaataaaagggtggggagaAGTAGGAGGAGCAtgagctagcaggtgataggtgaattcagGGGAAAGGGGGAAAGTAGGAAGCTGGGGTTGTGGGGGGgattggccaaccattttaattccacttcccattcccacactgacgtGTCTGTCCACAGCTTCCTCTGCTGACAAATTCCGACAAGCTGCAGATTAGAGAATAACATCttagtagtctccaacctgatggcattaacatcaatttttctaacttccagtaatcgcTCTCATTTTCTCCTCCATCCTTCTTTTGTTTTCCCTTATCCCTCTGATCGCTTTACCCTTTCTCttttctttccctgcctccacgaCCTGTCCATCTCCCACACCTTCCTCCTTCTGGTCCCCCACCGCCCTCCCTTTATTCCATAGCCAAGTGtcatttcctatcagattctatcTAATCCAGCCCTTTgactcttccacctatctccacccagcttcttacatcaatTTCCCCTTTCTCAATCCTATCTAACTTCACCCTCTCctctggattcacctatcaccttgctcCTGCTCCTCTCCCTTTCACCGCCATTTTGTTCTGGCTTCTACCCCATTTCTTTCCAGTCCCaaggaaaggtcttggcctgaaacatcagctgttcatttctgctgagatcccccagtaccttgtgtgtgtttctctggatttgcACCATTTGTGATCTCTCCTGTGCTTCCATCCAGAGAGATTGGTTGGGGAGCAGGACTGGGAAATCGGCAGAGAAAAATACTTGGTTACGCTCACATTTTGCGTAGCGTGTTGACACGCATGGCTTCAGACTGATCGCTCACTCGCACAGTAACCGCTTCCAGATTGTGGTTATTTGTTTTCAAATAGGAACATTGCGATCCAACAGCAATGAGGCGCCACACACCTGTAAACTAAAATATAACATCACATCAAGCAGTCCCGGGGCAGGAACGTTATGGGTTAATTACAGAGTAAAGCTTGCTCTGCACTCTGTACTCAAACATTCCCACTGCAGGAAAAGCAAGAGTCAGTGAAACTCAAACTCCCCGCACTATTCCAATGACCTTAAATTGTGTCCTTCTCCGTCCCCACAAGATTTGCTTATTTCTCAGTTCTAAATAATCTCAATATTCTGAGAATTTGCTGTAGCACAGCATCTTAGAACACCTCAATTTCCCATACTggctcccctcttccccttccattcttatcacctccctctggtgcccctgcagcattttgtgtttgttacctgAAATTAAATCTCCTCTTTCCTGTCTTAGCTCCTGCAGGCTCTTCGTGCAACTGAAATTCCTCTGTCATTCTAATGGATGTTTTTGTGCTGTCAGTCTCCATTTATGAAGCCAAAGATCCCAACTGCTATTTTGATAGTTTTCTCGATCTATTTCAGATATACAAAAACCCTCAGCTCTGTTTCAGCCTCCCCTTCAGAATTGTATTATTTAGTGTAAGATGCCTCTCCTCATTCAGTCCACCAAAGTACCACACTTCACATCACTCTGTATTAAATACAATCTGCCACTCGACTACCCATTTCAGCAGCCTTGGCTTCAACTTACTGGCAGAGCTACTGTATCAGTCATCTGTAAAGGGTGAAAACTACATTTCCGCCGAGGAGAGTGAGTCAGGGGCTTTACTTCACCAGTATGCTGATCACACCACCGTTAGAACGTACATATAAGGACATAAGAACATCTGAAGAATGTGTTGCAGTTAAAAGGCTGTGCCGTTACCTGCTGAATGTTAAAGTTTTGCTGAGCCTGGATCTTGTCAATTGGACCCTGATCCTGTGCTCGCCGTCTCGCCCCTCTGCCACCGGAAAGAAAAGTCAAACTTAACGTGAAAAGGAAGATCAGATTGAAAGGCCCCATGCTCTGGAGATAGCGAGTATAATTGCTGACTGGGCTCTTTGGAGTTACCAGCAGATAGAGCAATATTTACAATTGACAAGGTCCTCTTTGGTTTATCATTAAATAAACGACAGCCTACAAGGTATACTTGAATTCCAGGCAAACCTCCTGCTCGGCAAAGCTAATAATGTAACCTTATTTGAGATTGATTGTTACCATCATCCTACCTTCCTGTCACTATATCCCTCA from Hemitrygon akajei chromosome 7, sHemAka1.3, whole genome shotgun sequence encodes the following:
- the ptgdsa gene encoding neutrophil gelatinase-associated lipocalin; the encoded protein is MGPFNLIFLFTLSLTFLSGGRGARRRAQDQGPIDKIQAQQNFNIQQFTGVWRLIAVGSQCSYLKTNNHNLEAVTVRVSDQSEAMRVNTLRKMDGICWDIKQDYTKAAIPGRFSRKNRGLTTDIVVSETDYTNYAIIFFQQRQKITVKLYGRTPNVDEAVKIKFQQLVTSNNIPEIFIYAFPQYGFCDAADEFHQLDDDFGKS